The proteins below come from a single Odontesthes bonariensis isolate fOdoBon6 chromosome 18, fOdoBon6.hap1, whole genome shotgun sequence genomic window:
- the LOC142367085 gene encoding zinc finger MYM-type protein 4-like isoform X2 yields the protein MSQLLSKFHDKPNKVEQDGALLHLMSVSEVKRQRQNDENRQKERNVTVKYSLLCDEHPNKVPVCKATFLSVLGISKDRASRVARYYAETAEARPERRGGARNIDGNGNRTQLIINHIKTFTCRASHYGRRGAPGRRSITRPQNIILAPVDDSGTKRELCSHACLSSVETKRKMAAAKLLHDVCKICAKPGLCIFKVIVDGEGHGLCSRACLSRYQEVRGFPSCDVCGTICPDNRLVVNVGDGSKTICGDKCLVQFKEKVEAHQLCPTCRTSHRMSDMAESRSIEGPLDFFCSHRCLTAHRAQAFAASEEKSRPSCEEDDFKDVKPLLPSLECIKIKEEPIDEEYAKCVPAAVPQQHPKDEPNVPKEDLKIDSVFSLMEDTKPTEPTFTQMDLPTSCSTCKEVLMDGKTVYQRKGHPDIFCSTSCLLKFYQMRSMKKTCHFCLQVMTQPQVVLQAPVDNEGTMEDFCSQTCLSSFNYKRNMSTKMPIDPVASHSQCSVCSRYCISKHEVILQGVVHKLCSDPCFHRFCKMNELSVCENCRSCCDGRLEIMMEGGNKTLCSEECLTQLKQNIQTLQPCTMCRTAKLMSEMVERKTSENVIELFCSNSCVMASKIQAISASGEPLNCDNCEKTTLPACHLAMADASLRNFCTLTCAMAFKETQKDSISATNPAGAHDQTQSDFHKPTEKLLCPQCQKTIKTAPKVIQNKEQFHFVCSLACSLEFRKVNNMMGTCEHCNNARIINEVKRINNKDCSFCSDGCKMLFYRELEKKSGERCHSCAFCLSVSNAVVKDEGAEEDFCSADCRSDFKMLVKHAAKCDACSHKGRLKQSLPLLGDVKHFCNLKCLLHFCSKKVQTFDSGSSSGCAGPLDSSPVIANVISLSKTLGGSASSAQLGTFTDIQTRVVGHASVQTVSQELKNKSVLCVPLVHNKGVSCAVRTVETGVQTGNLKEKGRHRVKLVPVPVPVYVPLPMNMYSQFTPCPVALPVPLPVPVFLPERPRSSEPGTKEETLPESKEKDDGNEREDGQKDGEETEERSPSLKAHVSSYSDDSATDHQPASNNQEDFISDISVGSFSRPQAHEIPPPDPALASDRLPDRPPPSPLPAQPMRRDPQKASSPVPRQTQDKGHNVNKLPKKAEEKTKPRKHHRLSSRRGVDAWREWIKWRKAQTSLGLVSSPAVQLKSDLLRCSSSALNDGLCLFINEVKQLHGEPHSPDSLFYLCLSIQQYLYENCRMENIFSDRIYHKFNVEFTKILKQSGPCLTASGYICSCVEEDFLWQCKQLGEYSPVTILNTLLFFCFKYFGLTTVDQHRQLSFARLRSCTKTNEDNTKTTVLRFYPPTSSDNKESDAEGVPAKKPKLDELGEDFLEMTGNAEYLLRCPVRLYEFYLSKCSESVRQSSDLFYLQLDHSCVPSSPVWFSPTPLDDVTMDAMIVRILTIRGLRVEDVGDV from the exons ATGTCACAACTGCTTTCA AAGTTTCATGACAAACCTAATAAAGTGGAACAGGACGGGGCACTTCTTCACCTGATGTCAGTATCTGAGGTAAAACGACAGCGTCAGAACGACGAAAACCGACAGAAGGAGAGGAATGTCACCGTAAAATACAGCCTGCTGTGTGATGAGCACCCCAACAAAGTGCCAGTTTGCAAGGCCACATTCCTGTCAGTTTTGG GAATCAGCAAAGACCGGGCCTCCCGGGTTGCCCGTTATTATGCTGAGACTGCAGAGGCTCGTCCGGAGAGAAGAGGTGGTGCGAGAAACATCGATGGGAACGGCAATAGAACACAACTGATCATAAATCACATCAAGACCTTCACATGCAGGGCCAGCCACTATGGGCGGAGGGGAGCACCTGGGCGCAG GTCAATAACGCGGCCTCAAAACATCATTCTGGCTCCGGTGGATGATTCAGGAACTAAGAGGGAGCTGTGCAGCCATGCGTGCCTCTCTTCTGTCGAAACCAAGAGGAAGATGGCTGCCGCGAAGCTGCTGCACGACGTGTGCAAAATATGCGCCAAACCCGGCCTG TGCATCTTTAAAGTGATCGTGGACGGCGAAGGCCACGGACTCTGCAGCAGAGCCTGTTTAAGCCGGTACCAGGAGGTCCGCGGGTTTCCCAGCTGTGACGTCTGCGGCACCATCTGCCCCGACAACCGCCTCGTGGTGAACGTGGGGGACGGCAGTAAGACCATCTGCGGGGACAAATGTCTGGTGCAGTTCAAAGAG AAAGTGGAGGCACATCAGCTCTGCCCGACGTGCCGCACGTCCCATCGGATGTCAGACATGGCTGAGAGTCGAAGCATCGAGGGCCCGTTGGACTTCTTCTGCAGCCACAGATGTCTGACGGCGCACAGAGCCCAGGCCTTCGCTGCGTCGG AAGAGAAGAGCCGCCCTTCATGTGAGGAGGATGACTTTAAAGATGTTAAACCACTGCTCCCGAGTCTGGAATGT ATAAAGATAAAGGAGGAGCCGATCGATGAGGAGTACGCTAAGTGTGTCCCAGCCGCCGTACCCCAACAGCACCCCAAGGATGAGCCCAATGTGCCAAAG GAGGATCTGAAGATCGACTCCGTCTTCTCTCTGATGGAGGACACAAAACCCACGGAGCCCACCTTCACCCAAATGGATCTACCTACGTCCTGCTCCACCTGCAAGGAGGTTCTGATGGACGGGAAGACGGTTTACCAGAGGAAAGGCCACCCGGACATATTCTGCTCCACCTCATGCCTGCTGAAATTCTACCAGATGAGATCCATGAAGAAGACGTGTCACTTCTGCCTGCA GGTGATGACGCAGCCTCAGGTCGTCCTCCAGGCCCCTGTGGACAATGAGGGTACAATGGAAGACTTCTGCAGCCAGACCTGCTTGTCCTCCTTCAACTACAAGAGAAACATGTCCACGAAGATGCCCATCGATCCCGTTGCATCGCATTCACAGTGCAGCGTGTGCAGCAGATACTGCATC AGCAAGCACGAAGTCATTCTGCAGGGCGTCGTCCACAAGCTCTGCAGCGACCCCTGTTTTCATCGTTTCTGCAAAATGAACGAGCTGTCGGTCTGTGAGAACTGCCGCTCCTGCTGCGACGGACGGCTCGAGATCATGATGGAGGGCGGCAACAAAACGCTGTGCAGCGAGGAGTGTCTGACCCAACTCAAGCAG AACATTCAAACACTGCAGCCGTGCACCATGTGCCGCACGGCGAAGCTCATGTCAGAGATGGTTGAACGTAAAACCAGCGAAAACGTGATCGAGCTCTTCTGCAGCAACAGCTGTGTGATGGCGTCCAAGATCCAGGCCATCAGTGCGTCGG GTGAACCGTTGAATTGCGACAACTGTGAGAAGACGACGCTCCCCGCCTGTCACCTCGCCATGGCAGACGCCTCCCTCAGAAACTTCTGTACTCTGACCTGTGCCATGGCGTTTAAG GAGACACAGAAAGACTCGATCTCTGCTACCAACCCAGCAGGCGCCCACGACCAAACCCAGAGTGATTTTCACAAACCGACAGAGAAACTCTTGTGTCCTCAGTGTCAGAAAACCATAAAAACTGCACCCAAAGTCATCCAGAATAAG GAGCAATTCCATTTTGTGTGCAGCCTGGCCTGTTCCCTGGAGTTTAGGAAGGTCAACAACATGATGGGCACGTGTGAACACTGCAACAACGCAAGAATCATCAACGAGGTGAAGAGGATCAACAACAAAGACTGCAGCTTCTGCAGTGACG GGTGTAAGATGCTGTTTTATCGTGAGCTGGAGAAGAAGTCGGGGGAACGCTGTCATTCGTGCGCCTTCTGCCTCTCGGTCTCCAACGCTGTGGTGAAGGATGAAGGCGCCGAGGAAGACTTCTGCTCAGCAGACTGCCGCTCAGATTTCAAGATGCTTGTGAAACAT GCGGCGAAGTGTGACGCCTGCAGTCACAAAGGGAGGCTGAAGCAGAGTCTTCCTCTGCTGGGAGACGTCAAACACTTCTGCAATTTGAAATGTCTTCTCCACTTCTGCAGCAAAAAGGTCCAAACGTTTGACTCAG GGTCATCTTCTGGATGTGCAGGTCCACTGGACTCCTCGCCTGTCATCGCGAACGTCATCTCGCTGTCCAAGACTCTCGGTGGCTCAGCAAGCTCAGCACAGCTCg GAACTTTCACTGACATTCAAACCAGGGTCGTTGGACAT GCCAGTGTGCAGACGGTCTCCCAAGAACTGAAGAATAAATCTGTGCTCTGTGTCCCACTCGTCCACAACAAAGGAGTCTCCTGTGCTGTACGGACTGTTGAAACAGGGGTTCAAACAG gaAATCTGAAGGAGAAAGGTCGTCATAGGGTGAAACTGGTGCCCGTCCCGGTGCCGGTGTACGTTCCTCTGCCCATGAACATGTACAGCCAGTTCACACCATGCCCTGTGGCCCTGCCCGTCCCG CTGCCGGTTCCAGTGTTCCTCCCTGAGAGGCCGCGCAGCTCTGAGCCGGGGACGAAGGAGGAAACGCTTCCTGAATCCAAGGAGAAAGATGACGGGAACGAAAGGGAGGACGGACAGAAGGACGGAGAAGAGACTGAGGAACGATCTCCATCGCTTAAAG CCCACGTCAGCAGCTACAGCGACGACTCGGCTACAGATCATCAGCCCGCTTCCAACAACCAGGAAGACTTCATTTCTGACATCAGTGTCGGCTCATTCAGTCGACCACAAGCTCACGAAATCCCCCCTCCAGATCCAGCACTGGCCAGTGATCGTCTCCCTGATCGCCCGCCTCCTTCGCCTCTTCCTGCTCAGCCGATGAGACGAGATCCTCAGAAAGCATCGAGTCCTGTGCCGAGACAAACTCAGGACAAAGGCCACAACGTGAACAAG CTGCCGAAGAAAGCCGAAGAGAAGACGAAGCCCAGGAAGCACCACAGACTGAGCAGTCGGAGGGGAGTTGATGCCTGGAGGGAATGGATCAAGTGGAGAAAAGCCCAAACCAGCCTGGGCCTCGTTTCCT CTCCTGCCGTGCAGTTAAAATCGGATCTTCTTCGGTGTTCTTCGTCCGCACTGAACGACGGTCTCTGCCTCTTCATCAATGAGGTGAAGCAGCTGCACGGAGAGCCGCATTCCCCCGACAGCCTGTTCTACCTCTGCCTCAGCATTCAGCAG tATCTGTATGAAAACTGTCGGATGGAGAACATATTCAGCGATCGGATCTATCACAAGTTCAACGTAGAGTTCACAAAGATCCTGAAACAGTCCGGACCGTGTCTCACAGCCAGCG gttACATCTGCTCCTGCGTGGAGGAGGACTTCCTGTGGCAGTGTAAGCAGCTGGGGGAATACTCCCCTGTCACCATCCTCAACACTCTGCTCTTCTTCTGCTTTAAGTACTTCGGGCTGACGACAGTGGATCAGCACCGCCAGCTGTCATTTGCCCGCCTTAGGAGCTGCACCAAAACCAACGAGGACAACACCAAGACCACCGTCCTGCGCTTTTATCCGCCCACATCCTCAGACAACAAGGAGTCGG acGCTGAAGGCGTCCCGGCGAAGAAACCTAAATTAGATGAGCTCGGAGAGGATTTCCTGGAGATGACGGGGAACGCGGAGTACCTTCTGCGCTGTCCTGTCAGACTCTACGAGTTCTACCTCTCCAAGTG